In Halorientalis sp. LT38, a genomic segment contains:
- a CDS encoding HpcH/HpaI aldolase/citrate lyase family protein, which translates to MARRSVLFSPGDQPDLLRKAPNSGADAVVFDLEDAVAPDSKPAARETVAAALADSDLEPDCELWVRVNPPGTVEADDVATALADDPPIDAVMAPKVGDAAGVRRVADLLAERGLDVPVIALIESAAGVLNAEEIAAADPVDAVAIGAEDLAADVGATRTEEGIEVLHAREHVVLAAAAAGVDALDTIYVDIDDPEGLESAADFTVQLGFDGKMAIHPAQVPIINDAFTPSDDRIAWAERVVEAAAAADADDRGVFRVDDEMIDAPLIAQAEQVLDRARAAGKR; encoded by the coding sequence ATGGCTCGCAGAAGCGTCCTGTTCTCCCCGGGCGATCAGCCCGACCTGCTGCGGAAGGCACCGAACTCGGGGGCCGACGCCGTCGTCTTCGACCTCGAAGACGCCGTGGCCCCCGACAGCAAACCCGCCGCCCGCGAGACCGTCGCGGCGGCACTCGCCGATTCCGACCTGGAGCCAGACTGCGAACTGTGGGTGCGCGTCAATCCGCCGGGGACCGTCGAGGCCGACGACGTGGCGACGGCCCTGGCGGACGATCCGCCGATCGACGCGGTGATGGCCCCCAAAGTCGGCGACGCTGCGGGTGTCAGGCGGGTCGCCGACCTGCTTGCCGAGAGAGGGCTGGACGTGCCCGTGATCGCGCTGATCGAGTCGGCGGCGGGCGTCCTCAACGCCGAGGAGATCGCCGCGGCCGATCCGGTGGACGCCGTCGCCATCGGCGCGGAAGACCTGGCGGCCGACGTGGGCGCGACCCGGACCGAGGAGGGGATCGAGGTGCTCCACGCACGCGAACACGTTGTGCTCGCGGCGGCGGCCGCCGGGGTCGACGCGCTCGACACGATTTACGTCGACATCGACGACCCCGAGGGCCTCGAATCGGCGGCCGACTTCACCGTCCAGCTCGGCTTCGACGGGAAGATGGCGATCCACCCAGCACAGGTCCCGATCATCAACGACGCGTTCACGCCGAGCGACGACCGGATCGCGTGGGCCGAGCGCGTCGTCGAGGCCGCCGCGGCGGCCGACGCCGACGACCGCGGCGTGTTCCGGGTCGACGACGAGATGATCGACGCCCCGCTGATCGCCCAGGCCGAACAGGTCCTCGACCGCGCCCGGGCGGCGGGAAAGCGGTGA